TCCCCGCCGCCGCCCTGGGCGTGGAACATCGCCGGGCGTCTGGCGCCGGGGCCGTGCCCCGACGTTCCGGTGTGAAAGCTGACCTGGCGCTGAAACTCGTTGAAGCGCGTGGCCTCGGCATAGTCGCGAGGTATCGCCGGGGTCTCGACGGCCTTGATGCTCCTGCGGTCAACTTCGTAAAGCCTCACGTGATTGGAGCTCAAGGCCAGAATGTAGAATTTTCCCTGGGGACTTACCGCCGCCAGGAGCGGTTTGATCTGGAATCTCGGACCCACGACGACCATCTCGCGCGGCGGCTGGGGCAGCAGAAAGACATAGTCTCTCTCCTGACCCAAATAGACGGCCAGTCCGTGGCACTGGTTTTCCCAAATGTGACCGGCGCCGACGCGTGCGGCCACGCCGTCAACTCGCCGCTGCGCCCGCGCGCCGGCGACGCCCAGGGCCATAAGACCGTTGCGAGCCTTTTCCAGCAGGTTCTTGAGCCGGAGGGCATCTTCCTGCTTGGAGGGCCCGAACGGATGCATGGCCATGGTGATCGAAACGTTCTGCGGATGAACTTGCGACATCAACTCGCGGATGCGAGCCTTGGTGATCTGCTCGGCCATGACGAGCCTCCTGCTTATTGGTCTAAGCTTCCCTTATTCACTATATGCGCGCCGGGCGAAGGAGAAAATGCCACCGCGATGGCGAAGCAGGACGGCCGGCGGTTTTTTTAGTGAACTTCCGCTGGCGCGTGTTATGATTACGCCAAGTCGGGTTCGGGGATGGATGAGGATGCATATGAGCAAATCTGAAAAAGCGCGCGCCACGGTCATATTGACGAAGGTTCTGCTCGTTGAAGACCACCCGATCGTCCGGCAGGGCGTTCGGATGGTGGTCGAACGCGAGAGCGACCTGTGCATCTGCGGCGAGACGGATAACGCCGTTGACGCCCTGGTGATGATGGCCGCCCAGAAACCCGACGTGGTCCTGATCGACCTGAGTCTCAAGGACAGCAGCGGCTTGGATCTGATCCGCCAGGCCAGCACGCAGTTCCCTGATCTGCGGATGGTCGTGCTGTCGATGCGCGACGAGGCGCTCTATGCCGAGCGAGTATTGAGATCGGGGGCGATGGGTTACATCACCAAAGAGGAAAATCCCGCCAACGTCATCGAAGGTATCCGGACGGTGCTGCGGGGAAATATCTATATCAGCGGGCAGATGTCGTCGAAGGTGCTCAGCCGTTTCGCCAACTCCGGAACCGGCGGCGGGCGTACCCCTTTCGACACGCTGACCGATCGCGAACTGGAGATTTTCGAGCTGATCGGCAACGGTCTTCCGACGCGGGAGATCGCCCAGCGGCTTCACATCAGTTCCAAGACCGTCGATTCGCACCGCGAGAACATCAAGGACAAGCTCAAATGCAGCAGCGCCTCGCGCCTGCTCCGCCAGGCGATCCACTGGGTGCAGTACCAGGAATGTTGATCAAAGCGGTGATCGGTAATCAGTAATCGGTAATCAGTTATCCCTGGCGAGTACTTCACCCGTCCATCCATCCACCCGTCCACCCATCCCTCCCTCCCCCCGTCCCTCTTCTCTCGTCCGCTTCTAGGTGTTTTCCCCAGTGCCTCTGGAAGTATCGGCAGGTCACAAAGCGGTAACAGCACCGATTGAAAGCTCTCCGGCTCAGGCCACAATTGAAGCAAGCGAGACGGTTGGTCTCTGACGCCTCGAACGATCTTTATTTACTTGAGGATGTGCAATATGAAACTGGTCTTCAAAATGACTGCCCAGGCTGACGGGACATTCAAGGCCTGGTGCCCGGCGTTGCCCGGCTGCCGGGTCTGGGGGCACACGCGGCAGGAAGCCTCCCGCAAGATGCACGCGGCCGTCAGCGGATATCTGGCCACGATGGAAGTGGCGTTGCCCAGGGAACTGGCTCGCCACCAGCCCAACAGCGCTCTGCCAAATGTTCTGACACTGCATTCTGACCTGGCCGGACAGGAGCATTCGTCGTTCTGCAGCGCCTGATTCGGCGAGGTCACCATGAAAACAAATGCTTCACAATCCAAACGTGCAGTCGCGGCACGGCCGCGGTCTGCCCGCAGCGACGGGTGGAAGGCTTCCTCAAGAGCCCGGGGCCCCGGTCAGGGCGGCAAGGACAGAAACGTGGTCAAAGCAATCGTCACATCCCGGCGGCGGGCCCCGGCGGCTTCCTGCAGCAGCAAAGATCTCGACAAGGAATGGCTGACCCGGATGGAGATGGAACTGCCCAGCCTGGATCACGTTCATCATCGCAGTTTCTCGCTGCCAGGGGCGGAGGAGCGGCTGTGGGGGCCGTCCTCGGCGTCGATCGACGTGCCGAACTACCGCCTGCTCCCGCAGGTGCTCGATGACGTGCCCGAGCAACCGCAGAGCCGCCCCTCGCTGCGAACGCACGAGGAGAAACTACTGTTCCTGCGATACAACTACGCCAAGTACCGCATGTCGAAGCTGACGCGCCGCAGCGGCGCTGCGACGCAGCAGTGGGGGCTCTGGCGGCGCCGCGCCCAGGACGCCCACCGCAAGATCGTGCATGCCAATCTGCCGCTGGTTCCGGCGATGGCCCAGCGAGCCACCCACAGCGGCGTGGAGTTCAGCGACCTGATCTCGGAAGGCTACATGGCCGTTCTGCGCAGCGTCGAGAAGTTCGACGTCGCGCGCGGGTTCAAGTTTTCGACCTACGCCTGCCGCTCGATCCTGGCCTGCTTCTCGCGCCTGGCCAGCAAGGCCCGCACGCGGCACAAATACTGCCCCGTGCAGTTCGACCCGGAACTGGAGCGCAGCGACTTCATCGAACAGCGCCACGAACAGCAGCGCACCGATGCCATCGACGTCGTGCGCCAGGTGCTGCTCAAGAACCATGCCGCCCTGAGCGACATCGAACGCACCGTCATCCAGGAACGCTTTGGAATGTCTGACGACGATCAACCGCGCACGCTCATGCAGATCGGCAAGATCCTGGGGTTGTCGCTGGAACGCGTGCGGCAGATCGAGAAGAGTTCGCTATCGAAGATCCGTTATGCCCTGGAGGGCAGCCTGGCGGTCTAACCCACGGGGGGGAGACCGCCATCGCTCCCGCCGGGGCTATCGCAGTTGCCGACGGAAGAGTCGTCGCGGAGATGCGTTCTTCAGCGCCCTCTGCCTCGACTCTTCCGGCGCAACTGAGGCCCGGCCTCAGGGGATATCATGAAAGCCATCGTCGACGAAACCTGCATCGGCTGCGAATTGTGCGTGGACATCTGCCCGGAAGTCTTCCAGATGGGCGACGACGGCTTCGCCAAGCCCATCACCGACCCGGTCCCGGCGGAACTGCGCGCGAAAACCACCGAAGCCGCCGAGAGCTGTCCCGTCGATGCCATCCACATCGAGGAGTAGCGCCGCCGTCTTTCGATCGGCCGCAGACCGGCGCCGAATCGCACAGACAACTACAGACGACGAAACTCATCGCGAAAGCGTACTTATTCTTTTCCGGTTTTCTCTGCGCCTTCGTGTCACACCTTGACCATCCAAAGCGGCAGCTAAGGCTGCCGCACTCCATAGTGCTCGATCGCGGCCGGGCGCGCCTGCGCGCGGCGCAGGCGGGCGATGTTGAACTTGGGCTTGCGGTCGAAGAGGTAGACCCCGTTCTGCTCCTGAAAGACGTCGGTGAGCTGCGTGTAGCAGTAGCCGAACATGTGCGGGTCGTCCAGCAGCACGCCGCAAAGGCCTTCGAACCGCTGGTAGAACTCTTCCAGCGTCATCGGCGACATGCCGAAGCCCCACGACAGATCGGAGGCGTACTTCTCGCGGTGCGTGTTCATCTCCAGGTGCCACCACGTGCCGCCGAACTCGCTGATGAAGAACGGCTGACCCGCGTACGGCAGCGACCATTGGCCGGCCTTGCCCGGGTTGACGTACGGGTCGTCCTGCGCCAGGCTTGCGTGGCGGGCCTTGAAACTCGCCGGGTCCTGTTCGTAGTCGTGGCTGTCGTAGATGTCGGTGTCCTGCCGGCGGTGCGAGTAGCCCGACGCGTCGATTACCGGGCGAGTCGTGTCCATCGCCTTGGCGGCCAGGAACAGCCCGTGCGTCAGATCGTCGAGCCCCTCGACGCCGTCGGGGATCGGCTGACCGGTCTCGTTGAGCGGGCACCATCCGACGATCGACGGGTGGTTGTAGTCGCGCTGCAGCACCTCGAGCCACTGGCCGATGTACGTAGCCTTAGGCGAGGCCTTGTCGATGCCCCAGTCGCCGAACTCGCCCCAGACCAGGTAGCCCATCCGGTCGGCGTGGTAGAGGAACCGCTGTTCAAACACCTTCTGGTGCAGCCGCGCGCCGTTGAAGCCCGCCGCCATCGACAACTCGATGTCCTTGACCAGCGCCTTGTCCGAGGGCGCCGTCAGGATGCCATCAGGGTAATAGCCCTGGTCCAGCACGAGGCGCTGGAAGACGCTGCGGCCGTTGAGCTTCACCGCCTTGCCGTCGATCGTGATGCTGCGCAGGCCGGCGTAGCTGTCAGCGGCGTCGATGACTTTGCCCCGCCCGTCGAGCAACTCGATTCGGATATCGTAGAGGAACGGATCTTCGCAGCACCACAGCCGCCGGCGGCTCTTGGGGATCGGCAGATCGAGCGTGGGGGTGAAGTCCTGCGTGGCATCGGCCTTGACGGTGCAGACGATGCCTTTGGCGTCGCGCAGCGTCACGCGCAGGGCGGTGCCGGGGCGGCTGTTCGTGATGGGCTGGGTCAGCAGGAATCGCCCGCCGCGCACGTCGGGCGTGATCCGCGGGGGATTGAGACGCACCGCCGGAACCGGTTCCATCCACACGCTCTGCCAGATACCCGTCGTGCGCGGGTAGTTGCAGCCGCTGGGGTGGTATGCCCAGTTGATTTGCTTGCCGGCGGGTTTGCCGGCGTCGGCCCGTAGGTCCCGCGCGCGGACGACGATCGTCGCTTTGCCGCCGCCCTGGGCGGCTCCCGTCAGATCGCACGTGAAACCGCACCACCCGCCGCGGTGCTGGCCGACCTTCCTGCCGTTGACCCAGACGGTGGCCTCGTAGTCGACGGCCTCGAAATGCAGCAGCACGTTTCGGCCGCTCCAGGCCTTGGGGATGCTCACCGTGCGGCGGTACCACACGGTGTTCATGAAATCCAGATGCTCCAGGCCCGAAAGTTTGCTCTCGGGGCAGAAGGGCACGATGATCTTGTCCGCCAGGGGTCGCTCGGTCAAACCGCGTTCGGCCCCGGTGTCGCCGGCATCGATCTCGAACTCCCACGGGCCGTTAAGGCACAGCCAGTCTTTGCGCACAAACTGCGGCCGCGGGTACTCGTTCCTCGGAATCGCCATCAGTAGTCCTTTCCACCAACGAAAAAGAGCCCGGACAAAACTCAGTGGTTGCAGGATAAGATCTTCGGCTATGCTTTCCAATAGATCGGGCGAAGATCCGGGAACTTTTCGCCGTCGCCGGCGTCCAATGGCCGGATGCTCGAAAGAGACATACTGGAGAATCGCATGAGAAAGATCGCCGCAATCGTGACCGTATTGTTCCTGGCCAACTTCGCCGTCGCCGACCTATGCCCCAAGTGCTCTGACAGAATGTTCACCTGCGATATCGGCACGTGCCGAAGCTGCAGCGGGGATACCTCCAGCGGAGCCTTCACGCTCTGCCGGGCCTGCTCGGCCAAGCAGGGCAAGTGCCAGGCATGCCTGGCGGCGCTGGCGGCCGCGACAACGCAGCCTGCCACCAAGCCCGCCGACAAACCCGCGGACGAACCGGCGGCGAAAGTCGTCGCCGCGGACCAGGACGGAAAGACCGTCGAGGTGGCGATGGGGCAGAAGCTCATCATCCGCCTGAGCGGCAACATGACCACCGGATTCGCCTGGACCGTCGCCAAAATTGAAGGCGACGCGGTCAAGCTCGTCGGCAAGATCGAATACGAACAAGCCCCCGCGCGCGGCCGCGTCGGCGTCGGCGGAACGTTCGTCGCCACGTTCGAGCCCGTCAAGGTCGGTCAAAGCGTTTTGACCCTGGAGTACAAACGCCCGTGGGAAAAGAACACCCCGCCGGCCAAAACCTTCACCCTGACGGTGCAGGTGAAGGCCTCTGCGCTCAAGGCCGCCGCAGAGTCTGCGCGCGAGCAGGAGCGGTTGCAGACGAGCAAGGCGGCCTGGCTCAAGCTCAAGGCCGCCTCTGGCGGCAATTACGAATACGACGTGAAGTTCCAGAGTTGGGTCGGATTCGGCCAGACGACCACCATCGTTGCCAAAGAGGGCAAGGTGGTCCAGAGGCGGCTGGAAAAGTTCAATCGAAACCAGGTGCAGGTGGTTCGCCTGTCGCCCGATGGGACGACGGTCGAGCAGCCTCAGCCCAAACCCGAGGGCTGGACCGAGAGCGCCGACGCGCTGGGCAGCCATGGCGACGGCGCGGCGGCCAAGAGCATCGACGAGTTGTATGATGATGCGCAGAAAGTGCTCGCCGTCGGCGTGCCCGAACACGGCAAGCTGTACGTGGCCTATTATCCCAACGGCGTGCTGCAGCACTGCTTCTGGGTCGACACCCGCATCGCGGACGATGTCCCGCGCCACGGGCCCATCATCAGCGCCTTGCGCATGGGCCAACCCGCCAATCCGTAATGGGGAAACAGCGACCGCAGGCGTCAGCTCACGTGTTTCATTGGAACACGCGGGCTTTCAACATGCGCCCATGAGCCCTCGAAAGGAACCACGCATGCGTCACATGAACAAGAGCGTCGTGCCAGGCCTGATCGTCGCCGCGGCAGTTGCCTTCGCGGCAACCGCGCGCGCCGAAGAACCCAACGGACCCTTTGAGAACATCAAGTTCACCTCGTTATCGGTGAAGTGGCAGTACAGCAAGGACGGCGGCAAGACTTTCTCCGACAAGCCCTGCCCGCCGCCGCCGCCGGGAAGCGAGAAGTCCAAGGACAACGTCGACACGTCGATGTACCAGTACGTCTGGAAGGGCACGTTGGAGATTGCAGACCCGGCCAAGGTCGCCGGCGCGTTCGTGCGAATCTGCGAAGATAGCGACGACCCTCGCGCGTCCATCTGCAATGGAGATATCGTCGCAGCCAGCGGCGGGTACTGGAAAGACCTGGGCTTCTGCCCCACGCTGCTCGACGCCGTGATCAAGGTCAACGGCAAGGAGATCGAGCTTGCCCACGGACCGCTGCTGCAATTCTGGGTGCCCCTGAGCGGCCTCAAGCAAGGCGCCAATACCATCGAGATCAGCGGGCACGTGTACACTTACTGGGGCGGGGCCGCCTGGACGGGCCTGCGAAAGCCTCCGACTCTCATCGACGCGAAGATTGTCGCTGCCGAGCCTCAGCCGGCCAACATCTACAACGGCCCCATCCTCGGCGACACCGGGGAGGGGTACTTCACTTTCGCCTGCCGTACGCAGCTTCCGGCGGAACTGACAATCGAAGCCACGTCGACCGAGCCTGCCCGCCCGACTGTCAAGACTACCGCTCCCGTGGGCATCTGGCACCGCGTCAAGATCGAGCTGCCCAAAGATACGCGCAAGGTCTCCTACACCGTCTCGGCGAAGGTGGGCGATCACGTGACGAAACGCGGACCGTACGCCGTCGCGCTGCCGGGCAAGGAGTTCCGCTTCGTCGCCCTGGGCAACATGCAGCAGCATCCGGTGGCGCCTGAGGAACTCACCAAGCACCCCTGGGCCGTCACCTCCAGGCTCGTCCTCAAGGCCCAGCCGAACTTCGTCCTCAACACCGGCAACCTGATGGAGCAGGAGTCGTGGTCGTTCAATCTCGAGGCGGCCTACGCCGCCCCTGCCGCCGAGATGCTCGCCCGCGTGCCGCATCTGGTGACCCCGTGCAACCGCGATTGGACGGGCATCTTCAACGAGCTGCACGTCACGCCGGCCGCCGACACGTTCGCCCACAACTGGACGAAGGTGGTCGGCCCGGTGCGGTTCATCGGCATCGAGGGCAACGAAGCCTGGAAGAGCGGCGGGGCCAACACCCAGTGGCTCGAAGGCGTGCTCAGCCAGTCCAAGGACAAGTTCATCGTCGTCCTGTGCGGCTATCCTGCGTATACGTCGGGCATCAACAGCAAGCGGATCTACGGCGGGCGCCTGCAGACCCGCGACGTCATCATGCCCCTGCTGGACAAGTACAAGGCCACGATGATGCTCTCGAGCTGGGACCCGACGTACGAGCGCATCGAGCCCCAACCGGGCAAGGGCTGCACGCAGATCGTCACCGGCTGCAGCGGGTGGAAGAGCTGGCACAAGTGGGACGGGCGGTTCGGATCGCACGAGCAGGGCCCCACCGGTCCCACCGCCAACGCCCGCGGCACCAGCGGCAAGCAGACCCTGCCTGACGGTCGCGAGTGGTGCGGCTACTTCGGCCCGCGCCACTTCTGCGTCTTCGACGTGACCGACAGCGCCATCCGGATGCAGGTGCTGGCCACCGGCGGCAATGCTGACGCCGACATCAAAGGGCTCAAGGTCCTCGACGAGAAGACCTTCAAGCCCCGGAACTGAGCAGCCCCGTAGCACGGGCATCTTGCCCGTGAGTAGCATGGGCGTCCCGCCCATGCATGTCGCGGGCCGGGGTGGCACAGGCTTTCCAGCCTGTGCAGGCACAGCCTGGAAAGGCTGTGCCACCGTGCTACTGGATGTAGAACGGGCTCAGCCAGGCGCAGTGGCCGTCCGTCTGACGCACGCGGATGTAGTAGTACTCGTGGGAGGGCGCCTTGTCGGATGCCGGCGGCGTGTGCGTCCATTCGACGGTCACATCGTGCTGGTCGGAGGCCGCCTTGAAGGTCTTGAGCACCTTGCCGCAATGGATGATCTGCGTCTCGGCAATCGACGCCGTGCCATGTATGACGATCGTGAACTTCCGCGGCTGCTCCGGGGCGACCTGCACGTCGCTGCCGATCGGGGCGTCGTTCAAGCGGGCGTCGCCCACGATCCGCGCTCCGCTGGTGGCGTAGCAGCGGCGGGCGGCGATGGCGTCGAAGACCCCAGCCGTGTCGAGTTTCTCCGCCTGGACGGCCGTGATGCCGTGGTAGACGGCCTGGGGTTGGCCCGGCAGGGGGCGGTGGTTGTCGGAGTCGCCGGTGAAGGCCAGCTTATACCCCAGCGACAAGGCGTGGCGGATGGAACTGTCGTCCTTTCCGCCCCGCCCGCCGGCGTGCCACTGCGGCTCTTTCTCGTATGACTCCTGCGACCCCGGTCCGCGCATGATCTCGGCCGCTCCGAACGCCGACTTGTCGGCGATGTCGGGCCAGCGGGCGTTCTCGCCCAGCGGATGGGCCGGTACGATCATCGTCTTGCCGGGGATCATCACGGCGCTCAGGGCCTGGCAGAAGGCGGCGGAGTCCAGGCCGCCCTTGGATCCGACGTTCTTGACGTAGGCGGCCATCGCCTTCTCGAAGCTCTCAAAATCACGCGCCATGAGCAACTGGTGTCCGGGCGCGCCGGCGATCTCCAGCGCGGGCACGCGGCAGAACTTGCCGGTCTGTTCGAACTGGCGCCCGATGCGGGCGTAGTCGACGTACGTCAGGTTGGCGAAGTCGCCCTGTTCGCTGATATGGTCGCCCGGGCCGGTGAAGTCCAGGCCGATGCGGGTCCGCGCCCAGGCGATCACGTCGGCGGTGGGGTAGTCGCCGTCGGAGAAGCTGGTGTGGACGTGGATGTCGCCGAAGTAGACGGCCCGCCCGTCCAGGCTCCGCGGAAGGGCGCTGCTGCGGCAGGTTCGCCCGGCACTGTCGCTCACGTGCAGAGCGGCGGCGTCCTGCAGCGGCGCTGGCAACTGCACCTCGGTCAACTCGTAGCCCGGCGCAGCGGCGACGGTCATCGACTTGCCGCCCTCGTCCTTGATCGTGTACGTCACGCCCGCGCTGTCGGCAGGGTTGTCGCCCTTGTCGAAGGCCTGGATG
This Planctomycetaceae bacterium DNA region includes the following protein-coding sequences:
- a CDS encoding response regulator transcription factor, whose amino-acid sequence is MSKSEKARATVILTKVLLVEDHPIVRQGVRMVVERESDLCICGETDNAVDALVMMAAQKPDVVLIDLSLKDSSGLDLIRQASTQFPDLRMVVLSMRDEALYAERVLRSGAMGYITKEENPANVIEGIRTVLRGNIYISGQMSSKVLSRFANSGTGGGRTPFDTLTDRELEIFELIGNGLPTREIAQRLHISSKTVDSHRENIKDKLKCSSASRLLRQAIHWVQYQEC
- a CDS encoding sigma-70 family RNA polymerase sigma factor — its product is MVKAIVTSRRRAPAASCSSKDLDKEWLTRMEMELPSLDHVHHRSFSLPGAEERLWGPSSASIDVPNYRLLPQVLDDVPEQPQSRPSLRTHEEKLLFLRYNYAKYRMSKLTRRSGAATQQWGLWRRRAQDAHRKIVHANLPLVPAMAQRATHSGVEFSDLISEGYMAVLRSVEKFDVARGFKFSTYACRSILACFSRLASKARTRHKYCPVQFDPELERSDFIEQRHEQQRTDAIDVVRQVLLKNHAALSDIERTVIQERFGMSDDDQPRTLMQIGKILGLSLERVRQIEKSSLSKIRYALEGSLAV
- a CDS encoding ferredoxin; amino-acid sequence: MKAIVDETCIGCELCVDICPEVFQMGDDGFAKPITDPVPAELRAKTTEAAESCPVDAIHIEE
- a CDS encoding sugar-binding domain-containing protein is translated as MAIPRNEYPRPQFVRKDWLCLNGPWEFEIDAGDTGAERGLTERPLADKIIVPFCPESKLSGLEHLDFMNTVWYRRTVSIPKAWSGRNVLLHFEAVDYEATVWVNGRKVGQHRGGWCGFTCDLTGAAQGGGKATIVVRARDLRADAGKPAGKQINWAYHPSGCNYPRTTGIWQSVWMEPVPAVRLNPPRITPDVRGGRFLLTQPITNSRPGTALRVTLRDAKGIVCTVKADATQDFTPTLDLPIPKSRRRLWCCEDPFLYDIRIELLDGRGKVIDAADSYAGLRSITIDGKAVKLNGRSVFQRLVLDQGYYPDGILTAPSDKALVKDIELSMAAGFNGARLHQKVFEQRFLYHADRMGYLVWGEFGDWGIDKASPKATYIGQWLEVLQRDYNHPSIVGWCPLNETGQPIPDGVEGLDDLTHGLFLAAKAMDTTRPVIDASGYSHRRQDTDIYDSHDYEQDPASFKARHASLAQDDPYVNPGKAGQWSLPYAGQPFFISEFGGTWWHLEMNTHREKYASDLSWGFGMSPMTLEEFYQRFEGLCGVLLDDPHMFGYCYTQLTDVFQEQNGVYLFDRKPKFNIARLRRAQARPAAIEHYGVRQP
- a CDS encoding protease inhibitor I42 family protein, with translation MRKIAAIVTVLFLANFAVADLCPKCSDRMFTCDIGTCRSCSGDTSSGAFTLCRACSAKQGKCQACLAALAAATTQPATKPADKPADEPAAKVVAADQDGKTVEVAMGQKLIIRLSGNMTTGFAWTVAKIEGDAVKLVGKIEYEQAPARGRVGVGGTFVATFEPVKVGQSVLTLEYKRPWEKNTPPAKTFTLTVQVKASALKAAAESAREQERLQTSKAAWLKLKAASGGNYEYDVKFQSWVGFGQTTTIVAKEGKVVQRRLEKFNRNQVQVVRLSPDGTTVEQPQPKPEGWTESADALGSHGDGAAAKSIDELYDDAQKVLAVGVPEHGKLYVAYYPNGVLQHCFWVDTRIADDVPRHGPIISALRMGQPANP
- a CDS encoding CehA/McbA family metallohydrolase, which produces MTQMTIVLLVAGLVVVGCTVSSAAAAPPSGAGAGQAKVAGVRLDQAEMTFELILRSNVAAGTDLRLRQESRLRPVIVGVFQVTGVTVAGEPLTLRDVPTFEDITGKWGQYEKYGLMAVIKAPKELPAGTKLTVRGRKYDGVSAITQRYTMRQASMWLEPAAVAMEAAAPVSEPLIVRTLSGPAQYIKAYRKADGRLLIQAFDKGDNPADSAGVTYTIKDEGGKSMTVAAAPGYELTEVQLPAPLQDAAALHVSDSAGRTCRSSALPRSLDGRAVYFGDIHVHTSFSDGDYPTADVIAWARTRIGLDFTGPGDHISEQGDFANLTYVDYARIGRQFEQTGKFCRVPALEIAGAPGHQLLMARDFESFEKAMAAYVKNVGSKGGLDSAAFCQALSAVMIPGKTMIVPAHPLGENARWPDIADKSAFGAAEIMRGPGSQESYEKEPQWHAGGRGGKDDSSIRHALSLGYKLAFTGDSDNHRPLPGQPQAVYHGITAVQAEKLDTAGVFDAIAARRCYATSGARIVGDARLNDAPIGSDVQVAPEQPRKFTIVIHGTASIAETQIIHCGKVLKTFKAASDQHDVTVEWTHTPPASDKAPSHEYYYIRVRQTDGHCAWLSPFYIQ